CACCTTCGGCTTCAGTTCCGCGGGCGACACCGCCGACGTGTCCAACCTCTGGGCCTTCGACGGCTTCTTCCCCAAGGGCATCGGCTCGTCCCTGATGACCCTCCAGGGCGTGATGTTCGCCTACCTGGCCGTCGAACTCGTCGGCGTCACCGCGGGCGAGTCCGAGAACCCGGAGAAGACCCTCCCCAAGGCCATCAACACACTGCCCTGGCGCATCGCCCTCTTCTACGTCGGCGCGCTCACGGTCATCCTCTGCGTCGTGAAGTGGACGGAGTTCGCGCCGGGCGTGAGCCCCTTCGTCGCCGCCTTCGCGAAGATCGGCATCCCGGCGGGCGCCGGCATCGTCAACTTCGTCGTGCTGACGGCGGCCCTGTCCTCCTGCAACTCCGGCATGTACTCCACGGGCCGCATGCTGCGCACCCTGGCGGACAACGGCGAGGCCCCGAGGATCTTCAACAAGCTGTCCAGCACCAGGACGCCCGCGTTCGGCATCACCGTCTCCGTCCTCTGCATGGGCATCGGCGTGATCCTGAACTACGTCGTCCCGGAGAAGGCCTTCGGCTACGTCGTCTCGGTGGCCACCGCGGCCGGCATCTGGACCTGGCTCATGATCCTCATCAGCCACATCCGCTACCGGCGGGCCGTCGACGCGGGCCGCCTGCCCGCCTCGCCGTTCCCGGCGCCCGGCGGCTCGAAGTTCAGCTGGGTCGCGGTCGCGTTCCTGCTCTTCGTCACCTGCCTCATCGCGTACGACGCCGACTCCCGCGTCTGCCTGTACGTGATGGCCGGCTGGGCCGCCGCGCTGGGCATCGGCTGGGCCGTGCTGAAGTCGCGGAACCCCGAGGTCACCGAGCGCCGCGAGCCGGAGTTCGCGAAGGCCGACTGACGAGGCCCCGCCGGTCCCGATCCGGTCCCGCTCCGTCGGTCCTGCTTCGGTTCCGCCCCGTCGGTCCGGCCCCGAGCCCGCTCCGCCCCGGCGGCGCGGCCTTCGGCGCCCAGCATGTGGGCAGCCCCGTACCACTCTGCGGTACGGGGCTGCCGTCTGCCTATCCTGGCCCCATGCTGACCATCACCCAGGCCCTCGTCGACCAGATCGTCGCGCACGCGCGCCAGGACCATCCCGACGAGGCGTGCGGCGTGATCGCGGGCCCGGAGGGCACCGGCCGTCCCGAGCGCTTCGTCCCCATGCTGAACGCGGCGATGTCACCCACGTTCTACGAGTTCGACTCGGGGGACCTGCTCAAGCTGTACCGCGAGATGGACGACAACGACGAGGAACCGGTCGTCGTCTACCACTCCCACACGTCCACCGAGGCCCACCCCTCCCGTACGGACATCTCCCTCGCGAGCGAGCCGAACG
This sequence is a window from Streptomyces ortus. Protein-coding genes within it:
- a CDS encoding M67 family metallopeptidase, producing the protein MLTITQALVDQIVAHARQDHPDEACGVIAGPEGTGRPERFVPMLNAAMSPTFYEFDSGDLLKLYREMDDNDEEPVVVYHSHTSTEAHPSRTDISLASEPNAHYVLVSTADTDGLGDFQFRSFRIVGGEVTEEEVTVVEAY
- a CDS encoding amino acid permease; this translates as MTSVQVGKHDDERGGNGAADGDAPEEGYERGLGSRQVQMIAIGGAIGVGLFLGAGANIAKAGPSLILMYALAGVIIFFIMRALGELLLYRPVSGSFAEYSREFLGPFFGYFTGWTYWLMWVVTGMAELTAAAIYVHYWFPQIPQWVTALAFLVLLFVANLISVKLFGEIEFWFSMVKVTALIGMIVIGLGVLTFGFSSAGDTADVSNLWAFDGFFPKGIGSSLMTLQGVMFAYLAVELVGVTAGESENPEKTLPKAINTLPWRIALFYVGALTVILCVVKWTEFAPGVSPFVAAFAKIGIPAGAGIVNFVVLTAALSSCNSGMYSTGRMLRTLADNGEAPRIFNKLSSTRTPAFGITVSVLCMGIGVILNYVVPEKAFGYVVSVATAAGIWTWLMILISHIRYRRAVDAGRLPASPFPAPGGSKFSWVAVAFLLFVTCLIAYDADSRVCLYVMAGWAAALGIGWAVLKSRNPEVTERREPEFAKAD